A genome region from Psychrobacter jeotgali includes the following:
- a CDS encoding WG repeat-containing protein, which yields MDQSNIYKTSYRTTSLQNISKAFYLLFASIMATLLRLSIAISVVVGSVFMVSTVQAASCKVPKSYYKNVSCTADSNYFLAKKDFGAPVALIDKNGKKVADLMDFQRVDGAKIAGGLMPVQRNSRVGYVNMQGRLVIPTMYDILKDDQGWARPVSEGRIVVKRNGHYGVINTSNQTIVPFSSAITNIDNYRGGIAKVRKNQALSRLDKNGKTTSDPNAKAETKAPVQASDNRVNPSIPLPFTTLQPHQQDGKWGFVDEKKVTMITYSFDDVRPFSEGLAGVRVDDNWGFVNLGGDLVIPFRYDNKITKAHDNYNGVSAFVFNNGKAWVGNLNNGDKMCIDKQGETVSCD from the coding sequence ATGGATCAAAGTAATATCTATAAAACCAGCTACAGAACCACTAGCTTGCAAAATATATCGAAGGCTTTTTATTTGCTATTTGCTTCTATAATGGCAACCTTGCTACGTCTATCTATAGCTATCAGTGTGGTAGTTGGTAGTGTTTTTATGGTATCAACTGTGCAAGCAGCCAGCTGCAAAGTCCCTAAAAGTTATTATAAGAATGTCTCTTGTACCGCTGATAGTAATTACTTCTTAGCGAAAAAAGACTTTGGTGCCCCCGTAGCGCTTATCGATAAAAATGGTAAAAAGGTCGCTGACTTAATGGACTTTCAACGGGTCGATGGAGCCAAGATAGCAGGCGGTCTAATGCCAGTACAACGTAACAGCCGGGTCGGTTATGTCAACATGCAAGGCCGGTTAGTGATTCCGACTATGTATGATATTTTAAAAGACGATCAAGGCTGGGCACGTCCCGTATCTGAGGGGCGCATTGTGGTCAAAAGAAATGGTCATTACGGGGTCATTAATACCTCTAATCAAACTATCGTGCCTTTTTCATCCGCCATTACTAATATTGACAATTATCGCGGCGGCATAGCAAAGGTGCGCAAGAACCAAGCGCTAAGCCGGCTGGATAAAAATGGTAAAACGACTAGCGACCCTAATGCCAAAGCCGAAACTAAAGCGCCTGTGCAAGCCTCAGACAATCGAGTGAACCCCTCTATACCCCTTCCTTTTACAACCTTGCAGCCGCATCAGCAAGACGGAAAGTGGGGATTCGTGGATGAGAAAAAGGTAACGATGATTACTTATTCCTTCGATGATGTACGCCCTTTTTCTGAGGGTTTAGCTGGGGTGCGTGTCGATGATAATTGGGGATTTGTTAACTTAGGCGGCGATTTAGTCATCCCTTTTCGTTATGATAATAAGATAACTAAAGCCCATGACAATTATAACGGCGTATCCGCTTTTGTCTTTAATAATGGCAAAGCTTGGGTGGGCAATCTCAACAATGGCGATAAAATGTGTATTGATAAACAGGGCGAAACCGTTAGTTGTGATTGA
- a CDS encoding ABC-three component system protein, which yields MDDERQYPHSAIATWSGFVYQGKVALYHCLKLIIEGYDDFELQLDSTEDFAIYRDGLLVSAHQVKAMVSEYRSSYKSALEKAAEIEGDRIEDSVRYLHVSVNLNDVNDYTADNGELVKIYRYGTKKYCGLGDIKGLSESLILEIFENNNVEAPLSTDESYLKTNYSAISEKISTNAIETHRKIQVDKIPKDEAAYCSRIHVKDIISSLFNNNPYENIKYFTSTLKADLSDYMEEKIANNLNGLSNEQMIRARYLFEHIYKLEDEYLKRLCQLINPCENFSKVRDSDIFHYSSLIQKFCIDPVFDGVPHYRDKENNFYLPTAISLIDEDGTTQCINQIIKQAKNNNHLLQLLYEYGNLIASHTPKSFVVNSKITNISDQDTANSVEQYDNIIKPLHVRIVKINDAEELINA from the coding sequence TTGGACGATGAAAGGCAGTATCCTCATAGTGCTATCGCAACATGGAGTGGGTTTGTATATCAAGGCAAAGTTGCTCTTTATCATTGTTTAAAGTTGATAATTGAAGGTTACGATGATTTCGAACTACAGTTAGATAGCACTGAAGATTTTGCAATTTACAGAGATGGGTTACTTGTGAGTGCTCACCAAGTAAAGGCAATGGTTAGTGAGTATCGTTCGAGTTATAAAAGTGCTCTGGAGAAAGCTGCCGAAATTGAAGGAGATAGAATTGAAGATTCCGTTAGGTACTTACATGTTTCTGTAAATCTGAATGATGTAAACGATTATACTGCCGATAACGGGGAATTGGTAAAAATCTATAGGTATGGTACTAAAAAGTACTGTGGGCTCGGAGATATTAAAGGTCTTAGTGAGAGTCTAATTTTAGAGATATTTGAAAATAACAATGTTGAAGCTCCTTTATCGACAGATGAATCCTACCTAAAAACGAACTATTCTGCGATATCAGAAAAAATCAGTACCAATGCCATAGAAACTCATAGAAAAATACAAGTAGATAAAATACCTAAAGATGAAGCTGCATATTGTTCGAGAATCCATGTAAAAGATATAATAAGTTCTTTGTTTAATAATAATCCTTATGAAAATATCAAATATTTCACATCAACGCTCAAGGCTGATTTATCTGACTATATGGAAGAAAAAATAGCTAACAACCTGAATGGATTATCAAACGAACAAATGATAAGAGCTCGATATCTCTTTGAACATATTTATAAATTAGAAGATGAATATTTAAAAAGATTATGTCAGTTAATAAATCCATGTGAAAATTTTTCAAAGGTTCGAGATTCTGATATTTTTCACTATTCTAGTCTTATTCAAAAATTTTGTATAGATCCAGTTTTTGATGGAGTACCGCATTATCGAGACAAAGAGAATAATTTTTATTTACCTACTGCTATCTCTTTAATAGATGAAGACGGGACTACTCAATGTATTAATCAAATTATAAAACAAGCTAAGAATAACAATCACCTTCTACAATTACTATACGAATATGGAAACCTTATAGCCTCTCATACTCCTAAGTCTTTTGTAGTCAACTCTAAAATAACTAACATAAGCGATCAAGACACTGCTAACAGCGTAGAACAATATGACAATATAATAAAACCTTTACATGTACGTATAGTAAAAATTAATGATGCAGAGGAACTAATAAATGCTTAA
- a CDS encoding adenine phosphoribosyltransferase codes for MSATAKPLNTESELSDDITTDHPFWQIIRTVPDFPKPGIDFYDITPLLRSHINEVIDALLAALPKGLMDEVDCLGAVEARGFVFASLLAGRLGKGMILLRKPGKLPPPVANKAYALEYGKDTLEMQNNLPPERVLLVDDILATGGTLTTAYELCKSAEHTVVGALVLLDLVDLHGKFPVPVYTVLRA; via the coding sequence ATGAGCGCTACTGCTAAACCTCTTAATACTGAGTCTGAACTGTCTGATGATATAACTACGGATCATCCTTTTTGGCAAATCATCCGCACAGTTCCTGACTTTCCTAAACCGGGCATTGACTTTTATGACATTACGCCCTTACTGCGCAGTCATATTAATGAGGTTATTGATGCATTACTAGCGGCTTTACCTAAAGGTCTTATGGACGAGGTCGATTGTCTAGGCGCGGTCGAAGCGCGCGGGTTTGTATTTGCAAGCTTGCTGGCAGGTAGGCTGGGTAAGGGTATGATTTTATTACGTAAACCGGGTAAACTACCTCCTCCAGTTGCTAATAAAGCTTATGCTCTAGAATACGGCAAAGATACACTGGAGATGCAAAATAACCTACCTCCTGAGCGAGTATTATTGGTAGATGACATTTTGGCGACAGGCGGTACGTTGACCACGGCTTATGAGCTTTGCAAATCTGCTGAACACACCGTAGTAGGGGCTTTAGTATTGTTAGACTTAGTCGATTTGCACGGCAAATTTCCCGTACCTGTTTATACGGTGTTGAGGGCATAA
- a CDS encoding alpha/beta fold hydrolase, with translation MIDPKHSQSFSHSDDLDAADSSAVSYYYPTPAWQQFGKHAWRASDLNDDLYQAMIDIGDGIELCVEAGGDPTNPPLLMIMGLGSQMVFWPNDFVKRLIDAGFFVIRFDNRDIGLSSKVQIEGLPRVSQLKMMMRLQTGLSNKSQQVAYNLTDMAEDTVRLIKALNLGSTHLLGASMGGMIAQIAAARYPSLVKRMALMFTTTNRAFLKPPRPKQLYTLINRPESHSERDIVRHSVWFMKTVGTPGHVNVRTVREIAKIRYQRNFHPLGTVQQLNAILASGSISRFSKQVKAPTIVIHGSADGLLPASQGRVVAKTIPNAAFHLIEGMAHDIPTYYQPYLVELIQKHLLD, from the coding sequence ATGATCGACCCAAAACATTCACAATCCTTCAGTCATTCTGATGATCTTGATGCTGCTGACTCTTCAGCAGTCTCTTACTATTATCCCACGCCGGCATGGCAGCAATTTGGTAAGCATGCTTGGCGTGCCTCTGATCTAAATGATGATCTCTATCAGGCCATGATCGATATCGGAGATGGTATTGAGCTGTGCGTTGAGGCTGGCGGTGATCCTACCAATCCCCCTTTACTAATGATTATGGGATTGGGCTCACAGATGGTTTTTTGGCCAAACGATTTTGTTAAACGTTTGATTGATGCCGGATTCTTTGTGATCCGTTTTGACAATCGTGATATCGGCCTGTCCTCCAAAGTTCAAATCGAAGGTCTACCTCGGGTTAGCCAGCTAAAGATGATGATGCGCTTACAAACCGGATTATCGAATAAGAGTCAGCAGGTCGCTTATAATTTGACCGATATGGCAGAAGATACGGTACGGCTAATTAAGGCGTTAAATCTTGGCAGCACTCATCTGCTCGGCGCCTCAATGGGCGGTATGATCGCTCAGATCGCTGCTGCGCGTTATCCAAGCTTAGTAAAACGTATGGCACTTATGTTTACCACCACCAACCGCGCCTTTTTGAAGCCTCCTAGACCAAAACAGCTATACACCCTGATCAATCGTCCTGAGAGTCATTCTGAGCGCGATATTGTGCGTCATAGCGTTTGGTTTATGAAGACCGTAGGAACGCCAGGGCATGTCAATGTGCGTACTGTACGTGAGATTGCCAAGATACGCTATCAGCGCAATTTCCATCCTTTAGGTACAGTGCAGCAGCTTAATGCTATTTTAGCTTCAGGCTCTATCAGCCGCTTTAGTAAGCAAGTTAAAGCCCCAACTATCGTGATTCATGGTAGCGCCGATGGTCTACTGCCAGCTTCACAAGGGCGGGTGGTTGCCAAAACCATTCCCAATGCAGCTTTTCATTTGATAGAAGGTATGGCTCATGACATCCCTACCTACTATCAGCCCTACTTGGTTGAATTGATCCAAAAGCATTTATTAGATTAG
- the copM gene encoding CopM family metallochaperone, translating to MASINRSRLAMLTASVSTALMLSACQPANDTDVIDGAATEDVATVDMTEAEAAAVNDAHEMAAEGRPTTPMYKEYNDSMIKMHDEMMDGMNYNDPDAAFAKGMLGHHIGAVDMAEIQLKYGSDPEMRQLAQEIIDAQKAEIEQMQTWLANNPDAAEATADTAAMQKAYADGMDAMHDEMMLGIADPDPDMAFARGMLPHHVGAVDMAEVQLKYGKDAEMRNLAQEVIDAQQPEIEQMRNWITANGGKVPGA from the coding sequence ATGGCTAGTATTAATCGCTCACGTCTTGCTATGCTAACCGCTAGTGTGAGTACTGCTCTGATGCTCAGTGCCTGCCAGCCTGCCAATGATACTGATGTCATAGACGGAGCAGCAACAGAAGATGTCGCAACCGTTGATATGACTGAAGCTGAAGCTGCGGCAGTAAACGATGCTCATGAGATGGCAGCAGAGGGTAGGCCAACGACGCCTATGTATAAAGAGTACAATGATTCGATGATCAAGATGCATGATGAGATGATGGATGGTATGAACTACAATGATCCTGACGCTGCATTTGCTAAAGGTATGCTCGGTCATCATATTGGTGCGGTCGACATGGCAGAGATTCAACTCAAATATGGCAGTGATCCAGAAATGCGTCAGTTGGCACAAGAGATTATCGATGCTCAGAAAGCTGAGATAGAACAGATGCAAACTTGGCTCGCTAACAATCCTGATGCTGCTGAAGCTACTGCTGATACTGCAGCCATGCAAAAGGCTTATGCGGATGGTATGGACGCAATGCATGATGAGATGATGCTCGGTATCGCTGACCCTGACCCGGATATGGCCTTTGCTCGTGGTATGTTACCGCATCATGTGGGCGCGGTAGATATGGCAGAAGTACAGCTCAAATACGGCAAGGATGCAGAGATGCGCAATCTGGCGCAAGAGGTTATCGATGCTCAGCAGCCTGAAATTGAGCAAATGCGTAACTGGATTACTGCTAATGGTGGTAAGGTGCCGGGTGCTTAG
- a CDS encoding recombinase RecF: MKWKISRIEISSFKAFKHILLDAEDSSLVTLDGPNGFGKTSTFDAIELLLTGQISRIKRLFRVVMLDKKKNYTDNLYWNTRSSHLDIWIKIEFKDEENTLVLARKASVEDVEKKTNNKADIFDYFFLYELECFESNDFYTQNMRDESFIKSKFGEGFVENYSILNYLEQGQNQYLLSTKVDKRKNDLENLIKTSEINIEIGNCKSVERKLSSFINNSDRAKKKIELETRRSSLLETLGGDQDSNNYIRISTTAAIPTWDMEALPSSYRSEDYTMYESEVQELINLVPFKEAIKNRIYNIKIDTYLSSNKELIKILAKVGNDIYLKEELDKAKKEIDLLQIAKAILQKDEKEIKFSEIQQNAVLNSSNIEHLEIMIIYRNELLSSTSEKSAIANELHNLKEKIIKEHYKLHPNDHSCPLCNTDWHSQEKLLSVIKEREESIADSLSSEDKKLYELLSLIRADLDIILESINSKYEPLIINYQSELHQFLINNHEKITNIESLIDRLKELNIPYPISFVANNVEVDENFLALSNSIRLLKKIENQILPINWENTITTVFKDIEDFYKVQSDDLLKKIKYIIQKANEAKNADLKDINRDLANHIQKDKAALLAKEKVNKLKTLLIECEKSYANQTISEIELIFHIYSGRLIQNYQRGLGLFIESREGNELKFTTAEKSEHDSILSMSSGQLSAVGLAFFLALNRVYATTPIILIDDPTQSLDEINIASLIDLLRCELKDRQLIVSSHEEDISSYMRYKFSKAGLNSRTFNMQEVVKEQI, encoded by the coding sequence ATGAAATGGAAAATATCTAGAATTGAAATATCAAGTTTCAAAGCTTTCAAGCATATTTTACTCGACGCGGAAGACTCTTCTCTCGTTACACTTGACGGTCCAAATGGATTCGGAAAAACTAGTACATTTGATGCAATTGAGTTACTTTTAACTGGTCAAATTTCTCGAATAAAACGTTTGTTTAGAGTTGTGATGCTAGATAAAAAGAAAAATTATACAGATAACCTTTATTGGAATACGCGATCTTCTCATTTAGATATTTGGATCAAAATTGAATTTAAGGATGAAGAGAATACGCTTGTTTTAGCTAGGAAAGCAAGTGTTGAAGATGTTGAGAAGAAAACAAATAATAAAGCAGATATTTTCGACTATTTCTTTCTTTATGAATTGGAATGTTTTGAATCTAACGATTTTTATACTCAGAACATGCGTGATGAAAGTTTCATAAAAAGTAAGTTCGGAGAAGGGTTTGTTGAAAATTACTCGATACTCAATTATTTGGAACAAGGTCAGAATCAATATCTTTTATCAACGAAGGTTGATAAAAGAAAAAATGACCTCGAGAATTTGATAAAAACTTCAGAAATAAATATTGAGATTGGAAACTGTAAATCAGTTGAAAGAAAGCTTTCTTCATTCATTAATAATTCAGATAGAGCCAAAAAAAAGATAGAACTTGAAACTAGACGTAGCTCTCTTCTTGAAACGTTAGGAGGAGATCAAGATAGTAATAACTATATAAGAATTAGTACAACTGCCGCTATTCCTACTTGGGATATGGAAGCTCTTCCTTCTAGTTATCGTTCAGAAGATTACACCATGTACGAAAGCGAAGTGCAGGAATTAATAAATTTAGTACCATTTAAGGAGGCAATAAAGAATAGAATATACAATATCAAAATCGATACTTACTTGTCTTCAAACAAAGAATTGATAAAAATTTTAGCAAAAGTAGGAAATGACATTTATTTAAAAGAAGAATTAGATAAAGCTAAAAAAGAGATTGATTTACTGCAAATCGCTAAAGCAATACTCCAGAAAGATGAAAAAGAAATAAAATTCTCTGAAATTCAACAAAATGCAGTGTTAAATTCTAGTAATATTGAACACCTTGAGATTATGATTATTTATCGTAATGAATTACTAAGTAGCACAAGCGAGAAGTCAGCTATAGCTAATGAACTCCATAATCTTAAAGAAAAAATTATAAAAGAGCACTACAAATTACACCCCAATGATCATTCTTGCCCTCTTTGCAATACTGATTGGCATTCTCAAGAGAAACTTCTCTCAGTAATTAAAGAAAGGGAAGAATCTATTGCCGATAGTTTAAGTTCTGAGGATAAGAAACTTTATGAACTGTTATCACTAATAAGAGCAGATCTCGACATTATCTTAGAAAGCATTAATAGTAAATATGAGCCACTCATTATTAACTATCAGTCTGAGCTACATCAGTTTTTAATAAATAACCATGAAAAAATTACAAATATCGAGAGTTTGATTGATCGCTTAAAAGAATTGAATATCCCATACCCTATTAGTTTTGTTGCTAACAATGTAGAAGTAGATGAAAACTTTTTAGCCCTGTCAAACTCAATTAGGTTATTAAAAAAAATTGAAAACCAAATCTTACCGATAAATTGGGAAAATACAATAACTACAGTATTTAAGGATATTGAAGATTTCTATAAAGTTCAAAGTGATGATTTGTTGAAAAAAATAAAATATATCATTCAAAAAGCGAATGAAGCTAAAAATGCTGATTTAAAAGATATTAATCGTGATTTAGCTAACCATATACAAAAAGATAAAGCCGCCCTTTTAGCTAAAGAAAAGGTTAATAAGCTCAAGACTTTATTGATTGAATGTGAAAAAAGCTATGCTAACCAAACCATTTCTGAGATTGAACTTATATTTCATATCTATAGTGGAAGATTGATACAAAACTACCAGCGAGGTCTTGGACTCTTCATTGAAAGTAGGGAAGGCAATGAATTAAAATTTACAACTGCTGAAAAGTCTGAGCATGACTCGATACTTTCTATGAGCTCTGGGCAACTCTCTGCTGTAGGTCTTGCATTCTTTCTTGCGTTGAATAGAGTGTATGCAACTACGCCTATAATACTGATTGATGATCCAACTCAATCTCTAGATGAAATTAATATAGCTTCCCTAATAGACCTGCTACGCTGTGAACTTAAAGACCGTCAACTAATTGTGTCCTCTCATGAGGAGGATATATCTTCCTATATGAGATACAAATTTTCAAAGGCAGGGCTTAATTCTAGAACGTTCAACATGCAAGAAGTTGTAAAAGAACAAATTTGA
- a CDS encoding rubredoxin, translated as MKRYECIVCGWIYDEELGCPEEGIAPGTKWEDIPDDWTCPECGVGKLDFEMVEF; from the coding sequence ATGAAACGTTATGAATGTATTGTTTGTGGCTGGATTTACGACGAAGAGCTTGGCTGCCCAGAAGAAGGGATAGCTCCCGGTACTAAATGGGAGGATATCCCTGATGACTGGACATGCCCTGAATGCGGTGTGGGCAAGCTTGATTTTGAGATGGTAGAGTTTTGA
- a CDS encoding ABC-three component system middle component 1 produces the protein MLKDILSDALEEHDFRLESETEFSKYYILQEESAIRFAIIYELYDVVSAEELNTLVTKNSPSSFLENPAYKKNSDLICILKIEHLASFKSIEDEIFAIEEDPYQYKKYVLYYIDAEEAIIKDINFNDLKKVISDKHQFTQYKIDPLQPSMYSLAARIFIKLPFLELPHNNDKLIPLKHQAQEAVSENELSSLYEKIQKSQTMEYDEDKLIEELINNEMENI, from the coding sequence ATGCTTAAGGATATTCTCAGTGATGCATTAGAAGAACATGATTTCAGACTTGAATCTGAAACAGAGTTTAGCAAATATTACATCCTCCAAGAAGAAAGCGCTATTAGGTTTGCAATAATATATGAACTATATGATGTAGTATCAGCCGAAGAACTAAATACACTGGTTACTAAAAACTCTCCTTCTTCGTTTTTAGAGAACCCAGCTTATAAAAAAAACTCTGATTTAATCTGTATTCTAAAAATTGAACATTTGGCTAGCTTTAAATCTATCGAAGACGAGATTTTCGCCATAGAAGAAGACCCCTATCAATATAAAAAATACGTTCTTTATTATATTGATGCAGAAGAAGCTATAATTAAAGATATCAATTTTAATGACCTTAAAAAAGTTATATCTGATAAACATCAATTTACACAGTATAAGATTGACCCTCTCCAACCTTCTATGTATAGCTTAGCAGCAAGAATATTCATAAAACTACCATTTTTAGAGTTACCTCATAATAATGACAAGTTAATACCATTAAAGCACCAAGCGCAAGAAGCAGTAAGTGAGAATGAGTTATCATCTTTATATGAGAAGATCCAAAAATCTCAAACTATGGAATATGATGAAGATAAATTAATCGAGGAACTGATTAACAATGAAATGGAAAATATCTAG
- a CDS encoding DMT family transporter, which produces MADAASRSASIGLVIGCIIFGLGSLIVAHVDIGGWAMSFWRLAISGVVFTILAKMTGQRLPRSRRAVVYGLLSGVFLGLDLALWHESIYAVGPGISTLLNSLQIFFLAAIGFLFFSERQSILQLISLCLAMLGVALIGSPEFAQNTAATWGFVTGIVSGAMLAASMSFIRKTHDTEPTPIFILMQLVSVGGVLAMIIPMLILDSGNIMPSTWSELGWILIYGAVMQCLAWGLIAYSIPKLSLAITGLLLLSEPIAALVIDYSWLGKSINTLQWSGAFLTMFAIYLGSLNPKPRTLRRYRFFSRFYKRKF; this is translated from the coding sequence ATGGCTGACGCAGCTTCACGCTCTGCATCTATTGGTTTAGTGATAGGTTGTATTATCTTTGGCTTAGGCAGCCTTATTGTCGCTCATGTGGATATTGGCGGCTGGGCGATGTCGTTCTGGCGGCTAGCAATCTCAGGCGTGGTCTTTACTATACTAGCGAAAATGACAGGGCAGCGATTGCCTCGTTCGCGTCGAGCGGTAGTCTATGGATTATTATCTGGGGTTTTCTTAGGTTTAGACTTAGCGCTTTGGCATGAGAGTATTTATGCGGTTGGTCCCGGTATCTCAACCTTATTAAACAGTTTACAGATATTTTTCTTAGCCGCTATTGGGTTTTTATTCTTCAGTGAGCGCCAGTCTATTTTACAATTGATCAGTCTTTGCTTAGCCATGTTAGGGGTAGCTTTGATTGGTAGTCCCGAATTTGCTCAAAATACCGCCGCTACTTGGGGTTTTGTCACCGGTATCGTATCAGGCGCTATGCTCGCCGCCTCTATGAGCTTTATTCGAAAAACTCATGATACCGAACCGACACCCATCTTTATATTGATGCAACTGGTTAGTGTTGGCGGCGTACTGGCGATGATTATACCGATGCTAATATTAGATAGCGGTAATATTATGCCCAGCACTTGGTCTGAGCTCGGTTGGATTTTGATATATGGCGCTGTCATGCAGTGCTTGGCTTGGGGCTTGATCGCTTACTCTATCCCCAAACTATCACTGGCAATCACCGGTCTACTGCTATTGAGCGAGCCCATTGCAGCCTTAGTGATAGATTACAGTTGGCTTGGTAAATCCATCAATACTTTGCAGTGGAGCGGCGCATTTCTGACTATGTTCGCCATTTACCTAGGCTCGCTGAATCCCAAACCGCGCACCCTAAGACGCTATCGCTTCTTTTCCCGATTCTATAAACGTAAATTCTAG